AATTTTCACTAACCGGCTTTGTCATTGCGGTGTTGTTGATTTTAGCGCCCCAAGAGGCGTTCGCGATGCACATCATGGAAGGCTTCTTACCGCCGATGTGGGCCATTGGCTGGTGGTTGATTTTCCTGCCATTTTTAGCGGCCGGAATAGTTCGGCTACGCCATATTGTGCAACAAGACAGTAACCAAAAGGTCCTGTTGGCGCTGTGCTGCGCCTTTATCTTTGTGCTGTCGGCCCTAAAAATCCCTTCTGTTACAGGCAGCTGCTCACATCCAACCGGCGTTGCGCTGGCGGTGATCCTATTTGGCCCGTCGGTGGTTGCCGTGATGGGCGCCATTGTTCTGCTGTTCCAAGCGCTGATGCTGGCACACGGCGGAGTCACCACGCTGGGCGCAAACGCCATGTCGATGGCGGTCATTGGCCCGATGGTGGGATATCTCATCTGGCGAATTTCATGCAAAGCGGGGCTGCGCAAAGACGTGGGCGTTTTCCTCTGTGCCTTCTTTGCCGATCTTGTGACCTACGCGGTGACTTCGATTCAGTTAGGCGTAGCGTTCCCCGATCCGCAGCTAGGCATGACGGCGGCGATATTGAAATTTATGGGGATCTTCTGCTTCACGCAGGTTCCGATTGCCATCGCTGAAGGCCTGTTAACCGTTCTTATCTATGACCAGTTGGTGAAAAGACGTTTAGTCCACGCATGGAGTTTCTCACAATGAAGAGAACATACATCTTGATCGCGTTGGTGATTGCATTATTTATCATGCCGTTTTTTATCGATCACGGCGGGGAATATGGCGGCTCAGACGATCAGGCCGAAGCACAAATCTTACAGATTTCCCCGCACTATCAGCCTTGGTTTGAGTCGATTTATGAACCGGCAAGCGGCGAGATTGAAAGCCTGCTTTTCACCTTACAAGGGTGTCTGGGAACGGCGGTGATCTTCTACGTCTTGGGCTATTACCGTCGTGGCCGCAACGAAAATGCTGAATCTTGAAACGCTGAGCTATCAGAGCCGCTGGTGCCATAAAGATCCGCGCATCAAGTTCGCGATGTACGTGGTGTTTATGGCGCTAGCCATGGTTTTACCGCCGTTAGGGCAGATTGGCGTGCTGTGTGGACTGGCTGCTCTGACCTGCTATTTATTGCATATTAGCGTGCTCCGCTACCTGAAATGGCTGCTGATCCCCATTGGTTTTCTGTGCGTAGGCGTTCTCGCGATAGTGCTAACGGGGACGCAGCATCCAGAAACGCTGCTGTGGGGGTATCCGGTCGCAGGCTATTGGTGGGGAATTGATGCCTTAGGCATACAGACCGCTAATCAGACGTTCTGGCGCAGCCTCGCGTCATTGGCCGCCACCTTTTGGTTCATGTTGAACATGCCGTTTGAACAGCTGATTAAGCTGCTGAAGTTTTGCCGCGTGCCGCATCTGTTAATTGAACAAATATTACTGACGTGGCGGTTCATTTTCATTTTTGTTGAAGAGGCGGCGGCGATCCACAACGCTCAGACGCTGCGCTTTGGTTACTGCTCTTTGGGAAGCAGCTATCGGTCTTTGGCCATGCTGGTTTCGATGCTGTTTTCTCGCGTGCTGAGCCGCTACCAGCAAATGTCTGTGGCGCTCGAACTCAAGCTTTATCAGGGTGATTTTCATCTATGAGTATGCAAACGGACACCAAACCTCACATCGACGGTGGATTAGCCACGCGCACGCTGTGTTTTAGCTATCAAGATAAGCCGGTTTTAAAGCACCTAACGTTAGATTTCAGCCACTTCAACGTCACCGGCATT
This is a stretch of genomic DNA from Hafnia alvei. It encodes these proteins:
- a CDS encoding energy-coupling factor ABC transporter transmembrane protein, producing the protein MLNLETLSYQSRWCHKDPRIKFAMYVVFMALAMVLPPLGQIGVLCGLAALTCYLLHISVLRYLKWLLIPIGFLCVGVLAIVLTGTQHPETLLWGYPVAGYWWGIDALGIQTANQTFWRSLASLAATFWFMLNMPFEQLIKLLKFCRVPHLLIEQILLTWRFIFIFVEEAAAIHNAQTLRFGYCSLGSSYRSLAMLVSMLFSRVLSRYQQMSVALELKLYQGDFHL
- the cbiM gene encoding cobalt ECF transporter S component CbiM → MQKSLEKFSLTGFVIAVLLILAPQEAFAMHIMEGFLPPMWAIGWWLIFLPFLAAGIVRLRHIVQQDSNQKVLLALCCAFIFVLSALKIPSVTGSCSHPTGVALAVILFGPSVVAVMGAIVLLFQALMLAHGGVTTLGANAMSMAVIGPMVGYLIWRISCKAGLRKDVGVFLCAFFADLVTYAVTSIQLGVAFPDPQLGMTAAILKFMGIFCFTQVPIAIAEGLLTVLIYDQLVKRRLVHAWSFSQ
- a CDS encoding energy-coupling factor ABC transporter substrate-binding protein, which produces MKRTYILIALVIALFIMPFFIDHGGEYGGSDDQAEAQILQISPHYQPWFESIYEPASGEIESLLFTLQGCLGTAVIFYVLGYYRRGRNENAES